The window AGATATTTGCCCCACCTCCTGTAAGCTTTGTGTTGTTTAGGGGATGGGAGATGGACTGTGATGATCACTGCCTATCAGACTCAGTACCTCATCTACAGAGCTGAAAGCTACAGATTATAGGGATAATCTAACATATGTCTTTATGGTGTAGGCAGAAAGCAGAAAGTTTCTTGGGTGCCTGTGGTGGATTTGTAGATTCTCATGTGTTTTCTGGATACAGAAGCCCCACAATACGGAGTAAAGAAGATGCTTTCACATGCAAGAACAACTTGAGGGTGAAAACCTTTTGGAAACTTCACCTTGGAAACCCAATTCCAGCCAACTAAccgaaaagagagggagaaattgagacagaagcagagaatcACACCCTTTCTAGAAGTGGCCTTGAGAAAATGGTCTGGACATATTATGTCAGGTAAGAACAGATGTCATATGGGCCTTGAAGAACACAAGAATAAGCTATTACACATCAATGAATCTTACTCCTgattaataaaaatgcatttttctacCTTCTCTCATaaagtttttcatgattttttgagATAATTCAACATTAATCAGTCTGCAAATGATGTGGTCTAAGtatattgtctttttaaaaaatagattttatgaaGGACCAAttgttatttgttcatttattttatcttttacaaaGTCTTTCATTTAATAGaaagtttgcttttattttcagaCTTCTTTTTGCTGCCACTTTGGTCTTAAAGGTTATCCACTTGGGAAATGGTAAGAAGTAATCTATTGATAATCTcttatgtttttttattatacattttgaaaatatttgccTTTATCTGTCATCATTACTTTATttctctgacttttaaaaaaaggttttgatcAAAAAGAGAAACTCGGAAGCAATGGAGGAGTACACATCAATACAACAGCTCAAAGGCAACAACCTCTGAATCACTCTACTACTTTGAATATCATCAGAAACCTGAACAGGAGTTCTGAGAGCCCAAAACAGCTCCATTCTGGGCCATTTATACCTTTTGTGGGGTTTAGAGATGGTAAGGAACTATGCAACACGAAAACTCATCGGATCTGTTTTAAGTGAAAATTTTAGGACCTGAGGAGAGATTTCAAATACAAATACagtaaaaagattgaaaaagaagCTCTTATGGAAACATTACTCAAACTGTAGCTTTAATTATTCAacctactttttttaaaaatgacattaacAACTTCTTGACAAAACTTGTCATTTGCTTTTAAATGGGCATTTTCAGCCTGCCAGGCTAGTCTGtgtgattaaaatgtaattaaaacaaacaactaaAAGAAAGATAATGGCAGATTCCGGCTCTGCTTATCACCAACTTTCAAGTGAGAGATTCTGCTGTAATCAGTTATAAACTTCAAACTGATAGAGTGAGGGaaacctttccctctctcttttttttttttttcttaatggctTTGGTCAATTAAAATACTTGTGTGGTCTCTGCTAGGAAACTCTTGTTTAATGATTAAAAGTAGGAATTGAAATCACAATTaggtttttgtttcttgtttgggttttttcccttttttgggtggggggggtgggaagacgggtgttttgttttttaaatagaagttgaaaattcaatgttttcccttttgaatTGTCTGGACTCCCTTTTTGACTAGCTGGGGGTTCCTAGTAGTTTGTTTTTAATCCTTATATAAACAAACTAGGCTTAACTGAGCAAACACTCTTAACTGGCAGctaattttattgcttttgaaGACAATGAAATTAGACTTCTTTCAGATCCCTTAGAAATttaggaggggaagaaaagggaaggtagGTGTGGGTGAGAGGGGTTGAGTTTGGAAGCGTGCCTATTTGCTAGGAAGAATCATTGGTGACTGCATTCTCACAGGTACCAGACATTGCTGTCAAAATGGAGGGACCTGTATCCTTGGCAGTTTTTGTGTCTGTCCAATGTACTTTGTTGGGAGATACTGTGAACATGATGAACGAAAAAGGTAAGAAGGTAATTTATATCTTCTCAGCTAAAGAAGAATTGGAGTTTTCTGTCCCCAAATAAATCCTTGACTTTGTCCTTTATAGTAACTGTGGTGTCTTTGCCCATGGTGACTGGGTCTACAAGGACTGCTACCTCTGTAGATGTATCTATGGGAAGCTTCACTGTTTCAGAGATACAACATTAAACAACTGTGGTAagaagaacttttatttttttaagtaatgaaCTGCATACAAGTATAAATATGGGAAGTATTAATGCTGCATTTAGACATGTTAAGTACTTAGGTCTTAAACTAAAGGGCTAACAGATCTATGAAAATATCAGGcttaccttttttatttcaatttaacaaataaactaaataaatacttatcgtccccatttaacagatattgaaactgaaatttagagaagttaaataacttggccatgatcatatagctagtaattgtGGGAGACAAGAGCTGAAGCTAATTCCAGTATTCTTTCCCATATGTATCATATAGATTCTACCTGTTCCAGGTATGTGTACATACCCTTGCGggtcatagaaaagaaaaaatagaatcgTTAAATCAAAGATCTCAAGCTGGGAAGGACTTGATAGGTCATCTACtgcaactccttcattttacagatgaggaaattgaaaccctGAAAGTTTGTGATTTTCACCTATAAGATTTAAACTTAAATTCATTGACTGTAGAGCAAGCCCTATTTCTATTGTCCCCTGCTGCAGCCCTATAATGCTGTCTCAAACATTCTCATACTGAGATAATTGGAGAGACTatgtttttatttagaaaatcaaaatatattaaaatatataccttgctaaagaatttaaaaaggcaaCTAAGTAGAACAGTGAACAGAGTAGAGTactgagtctgaagtcaggaacttGATCAGTTCAAATAAGATCTTAGAAATTTACAATGTGAACCtcggcaagttacttaaccctgctttcctccatttcctcatctgtaaaatgaactggagaaagaaattgcaaaccactccattatctttgccaagaaaaacctaaataagCTAACagaattgaatatgactgaaacaactgaacaactgtaaaaaaatttaagaatagtCTATTGTGTTGAGAAATAGCACAGTATAGATTATAAAGAGCTGATGATCTCTGCCCCATATTAGCTGTAACACCAATCATGggagtcatttaacatttcaatGTTCTAGATAAGCCATATAATCCTCTAAGACTAATTTGCAGGGAAAGTGCAGACCTGCTTTGGTAGAAGTTTTTCTATGCCCATATTCAATCCCTATTAGGAACCCACTGAGCAGGACACTCCTCTTCTCCTATGATTAAAGGTGAGATGTAGACTTCTTGAGAACTGAAGAAGCCATCAATTTGTGAGCTATCAGAGTCCACAGAGATGTGGAATACTAACAGAACTTACcacttttcattatctttttttctgatgtcttattgatttttttaaagattaacatCCCTTCCCAATACTTCCCTTGTCCCCAACAGAATCTTTCTCTGTAACAAAAAAAAGTGCAATTCAGCAGAAGAAATTTGCACATTGACCTTGTCACCATTTCTCTTCCAACCAAAGAAGGAAAGCCTGTTTCAGGATCAGGTCTCTGCAAGCAAGAATAgacatattgatcagagttctaatattttttaattttgtgtcacTTTTCATTGATCTTTGTAAACatcattctcttgattctactctcTTCAATCTATAAAAGCATTCAAATCTTACTgctccagatttctctgaattcctcaaaatcatttttacagcATAATAACAGCAAACAGCAAAAGCATGCTGGGTTATACATCAGAGGATCTTGGTTCAAGTCTGGTTCTTTTTTTACATCATGGACACTTCTCTTTATATTCTCCTTTGGAATGGGCAACTATAGTATTTGCCAACTAGGAAAGGTAAGCAcaatataaaggaataaaatatccATAGAAATGAATTTGGGAGATTTGTATTCAAGGATAGCATCATAAATCTAAATGTAGAATGAACCTCAAAGGCCAACGAgaccagcctcctcattttacagatgtggaaactgaggcccagggaagttaaGCAATTTGTTCAAGATTACAGAGGTCAGAAggagttagatggcacagtgaagaAAGCAATGGGTAtagagtcaggaagctctgagtttaAAATTAGACTCAGGTTAGATCCTGCACAAATCTTTTAACTACTGTTTGCTttaacttcctcatttgtaaattgaagcTAATAATAGATACCCAGTGTCTTTCTGAAAATGTATTTGTAAGTATCTTTCAAATCTTGTTGCTTGTTGCCAaatccttctctagttcattttaagtgactcacctaggatcacatatctaataagtctctgaggccctatttgaatttaggaagataagtcttcctagCTCCAGGCcattatccactgaaccacctagctgccccttaaaagagttatataaaaattaactatTATTACTAAGCATCAGAAGATACTCAGACTTCCAGAGTCAATGTTGTTTCTTTAATCCTCTCATTTGCCAGATATGtgactgaataaatcatttaacttcacaTCTTCAGCAACTTTCTTCAACTTAAAAATGGGCAGAATAAGAGTTGACCAATCTACCTCTCAATGTCTtatgaaaaaagtatgttttattaAGATCAAAGTTCTTTAATATATCATCAACATGTCACAATGGTAAATCATttaccatatatatgtatatatgtgttatatgtgtgtgcatacatttAAGTACgtcaatataaaaatatagacacTCCATTCCAGATAGCTTGTATCTAAATTGAAATTTGTAGAGTTACAAAatatgacataaaagaaaaaatttactgTGATGGAGTTAAGAAGACATAAGGTCATAACCTGGTACTCAAGAAGATTTATGGAcatgggcaaataatttaatctattttctagAAACATGGCTGTCACAGTGGGAGAAAAATCAGGAGATTAGGAGAGGGATCAACTTCATTTCCCCTGTGACCTCGAGCCAAATATTTACCTCTATTGGCCTTCTTTTTCCCAAATGTGGGCAAATTTCTATCCAGAAACCAAACCTGGCcctccctatttctttctttcaggctgagaatggtttttacatttttaaacaaGGGTCTTACAAAAGTAGCCAGGCAGACCATAGTTTGTTAACCCCTGGACTACAAAATATCAGGTCTATTTCACTTCATAAATATAGGAAGTTATATGTCTGACCGTTAttcaatctcctttgctggatcctcatccAAAGCATGCTTTCTAATTATGGACACACTTTATAGCACCAATCtggattttcttctctctttatatgCTTTACTGGTGACCATATCAATTCCTATGAGGTCAGTTACTACTTAGGTTGGGGACaaacattattattcccatttccctCTGGGAAAATGCATAGGAGAATATTTGCCAGAAATCACAGTGCTGTGGAGTCATAATTGATTCATCTCCATCATCTCCACAAGTAAGGATGAAAGAATCATGAAAGAATCACTAAAAATCCATTATGTGCCAAACTTTCTGTATCCTGACTTAGTCTCTCTCTTGAGCTCCAATTATACCATTGGACAAAATTAGATATCCTAAACAGAACTTATCTTTCCCCCaacatttattcctttttctaactCTCCTAATCCATTGAAAGCAACACCATAATTTTGAGTCGCCTAGGCTCAAAAATCTCTGTGTCCTCCTAttactctgagcaaatcacttaactttcccATCTATAATAGGAGGATaagaatagcatctacctctcagagttgttaaAATGGTCaaatcatataataattataaactactcagcatagtgcctggtacactATAGACACTTTAAATATTggctatttttattatcatttgtaTATATCTCCTCTTCACTCACATGGCCTCCACTTTTAATTCAGAGATTGTTTACTTCTCACCTAGAATATTGCAATTGCTTCCTTAATTAGTCTCCTTATGtagaatctttctcttttttaagccATTTTCTAAATAACTGTCAAAGAGATTTTCTTGAAGTGTAGATATAGCCATGTCACTCCCTTAGTCCAGTAGTTTCATATGGTTTAAATGGTTTCCAGTGGTTTAGTTTAACTGTCAAAATGCAACACCATGGACTCTTTTTGAGTAGAGTGAAGCAAAGGACTATGAGACAATCTCATATATGAAAAACCCCTGACTGgtattcctcattttacaagattaaatatgaattctttttttagcttttaaaattcttcacagcTTAGTCCTGTCCTATCTTTCTAGTCATGGAAAATTGCAATTTTGACTCTCTTTCACCTAGATTAccttccagccaaactggccttcttaATTGTCTCCACATACAGTATTACATCTTGCTCCCCTATACCTTTTCACTGTCAGACCCCATACTTTGAATATAATCACTCCTCACTTCTGCTTTCCTCGAAAACTCAGTTTAAGTACCTCCTTTTAGACCTTCACTTTCAAATTATCTATCATCAATTTtctgcatatataaatatatacatgttgtaTATACTTACAACACTGGATTATAACctactttacatatatcatcaGCAGTGAATAGACAGGTTAGCCTTGGAACTGACCTCCCTATGCATCCAAAGGCATAGTAGAAAGGgtgctggacctgaaatcaaaatgtcctgaattcaaatccagtctcagatctttactagctgtgtgaccctgaatggatcacttaacctctgcctcagtttccttaactgtaaaatggaggtaataatggCATCTAACTTCCAGTATTGTTGTATAAAATgcgataatatttggaaagtgtttggcacatggtttttatttgattgattcattCTTCCATCCTTGTTTATGGAAATGATGGAGATAGATCAGTTATGGCTCCATATCACTGTGATTTCTGGCAAATATTCTCCTATGTCTTTTCTCAGagggaaatgggaataatagtttCTGTCCCCAACCTAAGTGTCTTAAAAATAAATCGGTATCAAATACCTATGTCAggaataaaaataaggataacaaGCTAggtattttgtatatatgagaTTGTTTCATAGTCCCTTACCTCATTTTAATCTAGAATCCTGAGTGCTGTATTTTTAGATTGGTTATCATGGAAAGATATGTAATAATAGATTCTTGTTTATGGTTCTGACAAAGCAGCATCTAATAAATTACTTGACTTTGGTATTATTAAGAATTTAGCCTTTtaaattgtgaacacatccaggcattctggagagagatttggaactatgctcaaaaagttttcaaactgcccataccctttgatctagcagtgctactactgggcttatatcccaaagagatcttaaagaagggaaagggacctgtatgtgcaagaatgtttgtggcagccctgtttgtaatggccagaaactggaaactgagtggatgcccatcaattggaaaatggctgaataaattgtggcatatgaatattatggagtattaagaaatgaccagcaggaagatttcagaaaggcctggagagacttacatgaattgatgaactgatgctgagtgaagtgagcaggaccaggagatcattatatacttcaacaacaatactatatgatgaccaattctgatggacgtggccctcttcaacaatgagatgaaccacatcagttccaatagagcagtaatgaataaagccagctacacccagcgaaagaactctatgggaaatgactatgaaccactacatagaattcccaatccctctatttctgtctgcctgcatttttgatttccttcacaggttaattgtacactgtttaaaagtccgattctttttgtgtagcaaaataattgtatggacatgtatacatatattgtatttaatatatacttgaacatatttaacatgtatttgtctacctgccatctgggggaggaggaagggaaaaattggaacaaaaggttttgcaattgtcaatgctgaaaaattacccatgcatataacttgtaaacaaaaagctattaaaaaaaaaaaaaaaaaaaaaagaattaagtcttATAACAATGGTCAACATGGCAGCCAGAAGTAAATATCTGATTTCTCATGGCAAAGTTAGTGAATTATTCCTGGTGCTCTGGAATAGGACAGCCAGTGCCCACTTCATCACTTCCTGCTCCCTGCTTTAGAGAAAGATAGATCGGAGTTGTTTGGTATAATAAAACTGACCTCTTTACAGGAATGTATATTGAATACATTCATGGCCCCACTTTGAAATTTGGGGAGATAAATACTCCCTGAAAACACTCTTAATTCCTGTTAATAACTGTCACTGATGGCTCAGTGACTTGGAGTAAGTCCCCCACCATTCTATATttggcttttctcttttgttaagaGGGGGAGGAATGTGACTTGTTAAATCTCTAGCCAATAATACgacacttttttttctccctttaagcTCTCACAGCCCCACATTAATCTCATTACCTTTATCTCAAGTGAAAAGAATATCAATGCTATTCAGGGAACCCCCACCTTGCTTGCTCCTTACTAACTAGGCTGGCTTTCTTTTCAGGTTTACATAATGTGCTTCTTCCTGTTGTCTCAGTTGCTAGTTTGAAGTAGGAAGTTAAGTCTCTGACGGGACTCTTAACAGTCTCAACCCCCTTGCGTGAAAAACCAGTTGACTTTCTTTTCCCTTGCATCTTTGTCTGGGTTCTTTGTTTAGTTTGATTGTAGTGAGATTCACATAGTCGGGGTCCTTCCAGTGCTATCAGTTGCTTCATAAATGATCCTCAGTGGCCTCCATTCACACCTCTTTCCTCAGAGAATAGTCTTTGATTAGCTTCCCAGCTGATAACCTTAACTTCAAGAGCATGGGAGGAGGTGGTGGTATGGGATTTCCATTTCATAGTCTCCtaaaaacatttcatatttcatttcctttgaggCTAAGGACTCAATAACTTTATCTCTTCTATTctctgaatgattttttttttcagacctgAAAGAAGAATTTATCAAATTACACTCGAAAGGACCAAGATTACAACATAGCCtgtgttttcttcttccctttccttgctttctcctgCAGTGGATAGTTCTACCGAAGGCTTCATCTTTGGCCCCGTGGAGATGAATGGAGAGATGTTTTATCAAACAAGAAGcaccttcatttgactttggGGGCATTTGCCTTTTTACCATTTATCTTAACAAGGATTAAGAAACTCTGAGAGACAATACTTTAGTTTTGATATGGTATTGCTTTGAGTGGAAAAACTTAAAacttattgtatataataaattattgtttgttTCATTTACTGAATAgcttattactatttttaataaaGCATAACCTATTTGAAAAGGAAGAGCCTCTCTTTAAATTTTATGGTTACCTTTGGAACTTGTTAGGGAGTACAAAGTTTCACACTTGagatgtattaaaataaaaacaactaagcAAATCTTTACTACAAAATATAAGATGTAAAACCAATATCCCACATTTCTAcagatttttaaagtttgaacTTTTTGAGGCAGGTAGTTGgggtagtagatagagcaccagccctgaagtcaggaggacctaagttcaaatttgatctcagacacttgcaTTTTCTGGCTGTGtcacctgggaaagtcacttaatcccagttgcctcagcaaaaaaataaataaaataaaatccagctgtcttttctttttaaaaaaaaaaaaaaagtttgaattttttttttttttttttttgctcaacaAAACCCTTTGAAATAGGGAATACAAAAATTGtacccattttatgaatgaggaaaagcTTTGAGAAGTTTAAGTAACATGCCCACAATCCCACACTCTCAGGCATCTGAGAAAAAGATCCTAATATTTCCATGCATGTTCAGTATGTGACCTTGTCCTTCTTGAGTAGTGGGAGAAAAACATTCTGAATTTGGAATGAAAGATATTGGCTTCATGTCCTCACTCTGTTACTTGCAGACTGCGCAAATTAACTTTGGattctcattttccttgtctataaagtGAAGATAAAACTTTATAATTcatagattttcattttaaaaggccTTCAGAGATTTGGAGGTTCTTATCATGGACAATCTAATAAATTTTGACAATCtagtaaataaataaaccccttctagggttttttttttttattaatcataaATGAAGTAAATGCTAGATTTTAGCTCTaggttagttaaaaaaaaaaaaaaaaaaaaaagatgtatttttctCATCCAAGTTAATGGATCCTCTAAAATCTATCTAGATAAAAGAGAACTTTTAATATTCCAATCCCTTTTACagtaaagaaaacaaaccaaTGTCGTGTCCAATatgcatcttaaactcaatatatccaaaaaaagcattgaatatcttttttctttaaaaactctaTCTTATTCCCTACTTTCCCTATTATTGTTGGCAGCTAGCTAAATGGGGCAGGGAATAAAAAGTTGGGCCTGGAATTTTGGAGACTTGAATTCATATCAAAGCTCAATTCAATACCCTAGCTATTATTTAGCCAAGCTCCCTTTGAAATTTACCTTCCACTCTCACTCTGTATCTTGGATGTACATGGATATTGAGATATTGTCTTCCTCTTTAATATGTGAGTTCCTCAAAAACAGGGATACTGAGTTTCTTTTCTGTACCCCAGTTATTAGtaagtctttaataaatattttttgataaagagagaaaagaacaagtATTTAAACCCACTGAAATGACCTCCTATTCCATGGTCTCAACATACTTTCTAGTTTGAGTATCCTAATTACTTTGATCTCCAGGAGTTCTTTGCTCCCTTGAAATTTAGAAGGGGAGTTTCTTCCCCTGGAATTGCCTTCACTGATACCttaagttaacacaagatacaaagacaaaggtaTAAATAGTCCTTGCCACATAGAAGCTGACATTCTTCTGGTAGAAATGTGAATACAATTGCACACAGATAAGTATAATACTAGATAATTGTAACAGGAAGAgaccttttaaaataagaaagatcaATGAAGGCTTTCATaggtctttttaaaatgtttggaagATTCCAGGATTCCAGGTCAGGAACTATATCCttatcttaacattttttttttttattttttatccctaTTATTTATCGAACCCTGCTTAATAAATTCCTTTCAAATgtatgaacaaatgaatgaatggactTGACATTTTAGGAAGCCCAAAGGATGAGAACTTCCTTTTCTGCATATTAGAcatcagaaatagtaaatatgaaatagaggagAGCATATAATTAGCAAGGAAGGGATTTTAATAATTGATGATGGAAAGGACAACTTCCTTAGTGGAActtacaattaaccaggagaaaggcaTGCCCATATGCAGATTTTGCCCAACTTGAGAGGCATCTAGATAAATATGTTCTCTTAGACTGCCTTGTGCTTTTTAGGCAAAATTTCCTATATCCTCCACCAATAGAATCAATGCTTTTATAAAGCAGTGTAAAGATGCCTTAATGGAATGGAGAGAGTGCAAAACAGGAGTAAAGAATTGAGACATTCAAAATGATTAAAGTGAATGTTGCAGAATTACAAAGTGGTTCCAAAGAGGAAATATTAACTGGCTCCCATCTTTTAAGTTCATGGGTGTGGAATTCATGGATgtatattttcagatttattcTATATACTAACCAATtttgctgggggtggggggaggttcttattctttaaaaacatttttgttatttggGATGCCTTTCTGGGAATCTAAAGGGAAATATTATGAGATAATtacatgaattaaaaacaaaagataactattaaaattattttaaa of the Sarcophilus harrisii chromosome 1, mSarHar1.11, whole genome shotgun sequence genome contains:
- the TDGF1 gene encoding LOW QUALITY PROTEIN: teratocarcinoma-derived growth factor 1 (The sequence of the model RefSeq protein was modified relative to this genomic sequence to represent the inferred CDS: inserted 2 bases in 1 codon) → MVWTYYVRLLFAATLVLKVIHLGNGFDQKEKLGSNGGVHINTTAQRQQPLNHSTTLNIIRNLNRSSESPKQLHSGPFIPFVGFRDGTRHCCQNGGTCILGSFCVCPMYFVGRYCEHDERKSNCGVFAHGDWVYKDCYLCRCIYGKLHCFRDTTLNNCELSLITMVNMAARSKYLISHGKVSELFXWCSGIGQPVPTSSLPAPCFRER